Proteins from a genomic interval of Mycobacterium conspicuum:
- a CDS encoding DUF6065 family protein: MEEPTNDRPNQADRPLIGFTTRDSAPQIVPAPLDRAWMLRIAELRKGWPTRCLPMLIANQSGWEIRNRCAFTATWMDQEDGVDVMIAPDRRDADQFLPVSHFGSGILTWHLPIVFRTPPSYNLLVRGPANHPKDGVSPLEGVVETDWASASFSMSWKFTRKLMPVRFEVDEPFCMIVPQRRAELEEFVPEFRRIDSDEDLQRKHEAFLRSRDVEGQMRAVEAVAAGGRVPWQADYTRGRHIDGDAGAPDHQTRRHLRSFVQPQHGEGQ, from the coding sequence ATCGAGGAGCCGACGAACGACAGACCCAATCAAGCGGACCGTCCACTGATCGGGTTCACCACCCGTGATTCCGCCCCGCAGATCGTGCCGGCACCGCTGGATCGGGCCTGGATGTTAAGGATCGCGGAGTTGCGCAAGGGTTGGCCCACTCGGTGTTTGCCGATGCTCATCGCCAATCAGAGCGGTTGGGAGATTCGCAATCGGTGCGCGTTCACCGCTACGTGGATGGATCAGGAAGACGGCGTGGACGTGATGATCGCACCTGACAGGCGCGACGCCGATCAGTTCCTGCCCGTCAGCCATTTCGGTTCCGGCATTCTGACCTGGCATCTGCCGATAGTGTTTCGCACCCCGCCAAGCTATAACCTGTTGGTCCGCGGGCCGGCGAACCATCCAAAGGATGGCGTGAGTCCGTTAGAGGGCGTGGTGGAAACCGACTGGGCGAGCGCGAGTTTCAGCATGAGCTGGAAATTCACTCGCAAGCTGATGCCGGTGCGATTCGAAGTCGACGAGCCGTTCTGCATGATCGTCCCGCAGCGCCGAGCGGAGCTTGAAGAGTTCGTCCCCGAGTTCAGGCGCATCGACTCTGACGAAGATCTTCAGCGCAAGCATGAGGCGTTCCTTCGCTCGCGTGACGTGGAAGGTCAGATGCGGGCAGTCGAGGCGGTCGCCGCGGGAGGGCGAGTGCCCTGGCAAGCCGATTACACCCGGGGTCGACACATCGACGGCGATGCCGGGGCACCGGATCACCAGACTCGCCGTCATCTTCGTTCGTTCGTTCAGCCGCAACACGGCGAGGGGCAATAG